A window of the Thermoleophilia bacterium SCSIO 60948 genome harbors these coding sequences:
- a CDS encoding glycosyltransferase: MSPVELSYCVVNTNGRADLLTGLEAIRRTHPAGLDAEILVLDNASDDGSSAAVREWAAGADLELPLRVIDRERRAGKAENDTLLMREARGRLCLLLNEDAELKPGATAELVAALDADPGAAAAGAQLLDAAERPLACAWRLPGVFASLASALFLHRWLVTQSGGEETREAGWVQSSAMLVRADAARDVGWLDPAFFVYSDETDFEKRLRDAGWRILYVPSALAIHHEQLANDRSSGERRLIEFHRNRDLYMRKHHGAAAAAVCRVLNAIPYLPRALASVFLPGRSPGLMALHARRALRPYGGGEGIREAAAAYNARLASGAVVRAEE; this comes from the coding sequence TTGTCGCCTGTGGAGCTCTCCTACTGCGTGGTCAACACGAACGGCCGGGCCGATCTGCTCACCGGGCTCGAGGCGATCCGCCGGACCCACCCGGCGGGTCTCGACGCCGAGATCCTGGTGCTCGACAACGCCTCGGACGACGGATCATCGGCCGCGGTGCGCGAATGGGCCGCGGGTGCGGACCTCGAGCTCCCGCTGCGCGTCATCGACCGCGAGCGCCGGGCGGGCAAGGCCGAGAACGACACGCTGCTGATGCGCGAGGCGCGCGGGCGACTCTGCCTGCTGCTCAACGAGGACGCCGAGCTGAAGCCCGGCGCCACCGCCGAGCTGGTCGCGGCGCTCGACGCGGATCCCGGCGCCGCAGCGGCGGGAGCGCAGCTGCTCGATGCCGCCGAGCGGCCGCTCGCCTGCGCCTGGCGGCTGCCGGGCGTATTCGCGTCGCTGGCTTCGGCGCTCTTCCTGCACCGCTGGCTCGTCACCCAGAGCGGCGGCGAGGAGACGCGGGAGGCCGGCTGGGTCCAGTCCTCGGCGATGCTCGTCCGCGCCGACGCGGCACGCGACGTCGGCTGGCTCGACCCCGCGTTCTTCGTCTACTCCGACGAGACCGACTTCGAGAAGCGACTGCGAGACGCCGGCTGGCGGATCCTCTACGTGCCGTCAGCGCTCGCGATCCACCACGAGCAGCTCGCCAACGACCGCTCGTCGGGCGAGCGGCGGCTGATCGAGTTCCACCGCAACCGCGACCTCTACATGCGAAAGCACCACGGCGCCGCGGCGGCGGCGGTGTGCCGGGTCCTCAACGCGATCCCATACCTGCCGAGGGCGCTCGCGTCCGTCTTCCTCCCGGGCCGCAGCCCGGGCCTCATGGCGCTGCACGCGCGCCGGGCGCTGCGCCCCTACGGCGGCGGCGAGGGGATTCGCGAGGCCGCCGCCGCCTATAACGCGCGGCTTGCGAGCGGGGCCGTGGTGCGTGCCGAGGAGTAG
- a CDS encoding glycosyltransferase family 4 protein: MRVSIVDPPAYTPPYDRALCAALAAAGADVELVTSRFSHGEVPPAEGYEVREAFYRGAARLDPGRPVSGARRAAQRALKGAEHVRDMLRLRSMLDEPDVVHMQWLTFPRYDHALLPSVRPRLLTPHGWLRAEAWEGDPGRGLRRLFDSMDAIVALSEFGRERLVGGAGVDPGRVRVIPHGAFEHLTRVRDPRPLPPELAAVEGPVALMFGLLRPYKAPDLLIEAFSQLPADTAELWIVGRPFGVDIGELRELAARAPGRVRFVDRFVSDSELPAYFERADLVVLPYLDAEQSGVLYTALAFGRAVLMSAVGGFPEVAAEGAGRLVPPGERDALAAALGELLGDPAARAALELGARRAAEGPYSWARIAEQTLALYRELGA, encoded by the coding sequence ATGCGCGTCTCGATCGTCGACCCGCCGGCCTATACGCCGCCATACGACCGCGCTCTGTGCGCGGCCCTCGCCGCCGCGGGCGCCGACGTCGAGCTCGTGACGAGCCGGTTCTCGCACGGCGAGGTCCCGCCCGCCGAGGGCTACGAGGTCCGCGAGGCCTTCTACCGCGGCGCCGCCCGGCTCGATCCCGGCCGCCCCGTCTCCGGCGCGCGCCGCGCAGCCCAGCGTGCGCTCAAGGGCGCCGAGCACGTCCGCGACATGCTCCGCCTGCGCTCGATGCTCGACGAGCCCGACGTCGTCCACATGCAGTGGCTGACCTTCCCGCGCTACGACCACGCGCTGCTGCCGTCCGTGCGGCCACGTCTGCTGACACCCCACGGCTGGCTTCGCGCCGAGGCCTGGGAGGGCGATCCCGGCCGCGGCCTGCGACGGCTGTTCGACTCGATGGACGCGATCGTGGCGCTGTCGGAGTTCGGCCGCGAGCGGCTCGTCGGCGGTGCCGGCGTCGACCCCGGCCGCGTCCGGGTCATCCCCCACGGAGCCTTCGAGCACCTGACCCGGGTGCGCGACCCCCGCCCCCTGCCACCAGAGCTCGCCGCGGTCGAAGGGCCCGTGGCGCTGATGTTCGGACTGCTTCGTCCCTACAAGGCGCCCGATCTCCTGATCGAGGCGTTCTCGCAGCTGCCCGCCGACACCGCCGAGCTCTGGATCGTCGGGCGGCCGTTCGGGGTCGACATCGGGGAGCTGCGAGAGCTCGCCGCGCGGGCGCCGGGCCGCGTGCGGTTCGTCGACCGCTTCGTGTCGGACTCCGAGCTGCCGGCCTACTTCGAGCGCGCCGATCTCGTCGTGCTCCCATACCTCGACGCGGAGCAGTCCGGCGTGCTCTACACGGCGCTCGCCTTCGGCCGTGCGGTGCTGATGAGCGCGGTCGGCGGCTTCCCGGAGGTCGCCGCCGAGGGCGCCGGGCGTCTCGTCCCGCCCGGCGAGCGCGACGCGCTCGCCGCCGCGCTGGGTGAGCTGCTCGGTGACCCGGCTGCGCGGGCCGCGCTCGAGCTCGGCGCCCGCCGCGCCGCCGAGGGGCCCTACTCGTGGGCCCGGATCGCCGAGCAGACGCTGGCGCTCTACCGCGAGCTCGGCGCCTAG
- a CDS encoding glycosyltransferase: MALASKTLWGSAGLLAYSVAGYPLLLRAMVGLRGAREAPVPAPSVLSADGSEAPRVAMLVAAHDEEAVIEGWVGMARGLEWPAERIELIVAADGCSDRTAELARAAGADRVIEVSHGGKVAALHAALDVADAPDVLAFSDANSLWRPDALRRLVGRLAEPAIGYVCGRLELTDASGDNQEGLYWRYEMAIRHLESELGGITAGNGAINVVRAAAFSRLEPDRGLDISLPFELTKRGWSALYEPEAVATEPMATTISDEFGRKRRMLTGSWRTLLSTGMLSPRGYPPLYWLEILSHRLLRYAAPVLHAKLLVASMALAPRRPIGRLALGVQLGFAALAALGSRAGRPGLIARYYATVQAASALGLWDFLRRGAPRTWKQAGGTRPR, translated from the coding sequence GTGGCGCTGGCTTCGAAGACGCTCTGGGGATCCGCCGGCCTGCTCGCCTACTCGGTCGCGGGCTATCCGCTGCTGCTCCGAGCCATGGTCGGGCTCCGGGGAGCCCGCGAGGCTCCCGTGCCGGCGCCGTCCGTTCTCAGCGCCGACGGCTCCGAGGCGCCTCGCGTCGCGATGCTCGTCGCCGCCCACGACGAAGAGGCGGTGATCGAAGGGTGGGTCGGGATGGCTCGCGGGCTCGAGTGGCCGGCCGAGCGGATCGAGCTGATCGTCGCCGCTGACGGGTGCTCTGACCGCACCGCCGAGCTCGCTCGCGCCGCCGGCGCGGACCGCGTGATCGAGGTCTCCCACGGCGGCAAGGTCGCCGCCCTCCACGCGGCGCTCGACGTCGCCGACGCACCGGACGTCCTCGCCTTCTCCGATGCCAACTCGCTCTGGAGGCCCGACGCCCTGCGGCGACTGGTCGGTCGGCTCGCCGAGCCCGCGATCGGATACGTCTGTGGCCGGCTCGAGCTCACCGACGCCTCCGGGGACAATCAGGAGGGCCTCTACTGGCGCTACGAGATGGCGATCCGCCATCTCGAGTCAGAGCTCGGCGGGATCACGGCGGGCAACGGCGCGATCAACGTCGTCCGCGCCGCGGCGTTCAGCCGGCTCGAGCCCGACCGTGGTCTCGACATCAGCCTTCCCTTCGAGCTCACGAAGCGCGGCTGGAGCGCTCTGTACGAGCCCGAGGCCGTCGCGACCGAGCCGATGGCGACGACGATCTCCGACGAGTTCGGCCGCAAGCGCCGGATGCTCACCGGCTCGTGGCGAACCCTGCTCTCGACCGGAATGCTCTCGCCGCGCGGCTACCCGCCGCTCTACTGGCTCGAGATCCTCTCCCACCGGCTGCTCCGCTACGCCGCGCCGGTGCTCCACGCGAAGTTGCTGGTGGCTTCGATGGCGCTTGCGCCGCGCCGCCCGATCGGGCGCCTGGCGCTCGGCGTCCAGCTCGGTTTCGCGGCGCTCGCCGCGCTCGGGTCGCGTGCCGGCCGCCCAGGCCTGATCGCCCGCTACTACGCGACCGTGCAGGCGGCGAGTGCGCTCGGGCTGTGGGACTTTCTGCGCCGCGGCGCGCCGCGTACCTGGAAGCAGGCAGGGGGAACCCGCCCGCGATGA
- a CDS encoding sugar transferase, whose translation MSEPLGTRTPAPRTAPPGGARPGLPRALDLVIAVIGLALASPVLAAAAVWIKLSSRGPVLYRQRRAGRRGEPFEMVKLRTMRQGSDPVGVGVPVLEGDPQVTAAGHFLRRFSLDEIPNLLNVLRGEMAIVGPRPTLEAQVADYDSRQMRRLDVLPGITGWAQVNGRAGIPWPERIELDVWYVEHRTPSLDLRILARTAAKLVSGQGLYG comes from the coding sequence ATGAGCGAGCCCCTGGGAACGAGAACCCCGGCGCCTCGAACCGCGCCCCCCGGCGGGGCGCGCCCTGGTCTACCGCGCGCGCTCGACCTCGTGATCGCCGTGATCGGCCTCGCCCTGGCCTCGCCGGTGCTCGCGGCGGCCGCGGTCTGGATCAAGCTCTCCTCACGCGGCCCCGTCCTCTACCGCCAGCGCCGCGCCGGCAGGCGAGGCGAGCCGTTCGAGATGGTCAAGCTGCGGACGATGCGCCAAGGCTCGGACCCGGTGGGCGTCGGGGTCCCGGTGCTCGAGGGCGACCCGCAGGTGACCGCGGCCGGACACTTCCTGCGCCGCTTCTCGCTCGATGAGATCCCGAACCTGCTGAACGTCCTCCGAGGCGAGATGGCGATCGTCGGGCCGCGGCCGACGCTGGAGGCCCAGGTCGCCGACTACGACTCACGTCAGATGCGCCGGCTCGACGTCCTCCCCGGGATCACCGGATGGGCGCAGGTCAACGGCCGAGCGGGGATCCCGTGGCCGGAGCGGATCGAGCTCGACGTCTGGTACGTCGAGCACAGGACGCCGTCGCTCGACCTACGGATCCTCGCCAGGACGGCCGCCAAGCTCGTCTCCGGCCAGGGTCTCTACGGGTAG
- a CDS encoding GNAT family N-acetyltransferase, with translation MAASVVLRDFEVSDAEAVHAWFNDPRVTADLVGSRASFSLGDARGWVERARQTGRDRKWAIALDGDDAAVGFVALFGVDRDMGPELAVLVGDPSAWGRGVAREAERQACIRAFDELGAHRIHAEIPATNVAAQKVVTFLGFRREGVMREAILRGEERIDNEIWGLLPGDFTGREDDGGSS, from the coding sequence ATGGCGGCGAGCGTCGTTCTGCGCGATTTCGAGGTCTCGGACGCCGAGGCGGTGCACGCCTGGTTCAACGATCCTCGCGTCACGGCCGACCTCGTGGGCAGTCGCGCGAGCTTCAGCCTCGGCGACGCCCGCGGCTGGGTCGAGCGCGCCCGGCAGACCGGCCGCGACCGCAAATGGGCGATCGCCCTCGACGGCGACGACGCGGCGGTGGGGTTCGTCGCCCTGTTCGGGGTCGATCGCGACATGGGCCCGGAGCTCGCGGTCCTCGTCGGCGATCCGTCGGCCTGGGGCCGCGGCGTCGCGCGCGAGGCCGAGCGCCAGGCCTGCATCCGCGCCTTCGACGAGCTCGGAGCGCACAGGATCCACGCCGAGATCCCGGCGACGAACGTCGCTGCGCAGAAGGTAGTGACCTTCCTCGGCTTCCGGCGCGAGGGCGTCATGCGCGAGGCGATCCTGCGCGGCGAGGAGCGGATCGACAACGAGATCTGGGGACTCCTCCCCGGCGACTTCACCGGCCGCGAGGACGACGGCGGCTCGAGCTGA
- a CDS encoding GNAT family N-acetyltransferase, which produces MVETSRGAAALPLVVREIPGTDRSDAISPYGYPGARLSGDSEIDVAPAELASSGLVSVFVRERLDRAALAAAEPRSTVWLHDPALPRRLRPRLASQIRASRRAGWNCEVESGPAVPGEERTAFGALYRETMARTGASGRYFFDDAYLGAALDFERSWLLLARSGPGEPAGAGAIAAVSDGMLHYFLGGTAEGAIAESPFRVVVDAMCELAGEVGLPLNLGGGVSPGDGLEAFKRGFANASTEFRTAGLVGDRRAYDELSAGRDAPAGFFPAYRAPL; this is translated from the coding sequence GTGGTCGAGACCTCACGCGGCGCGGCGGCGCTGCCGCTCGTCGTCCGCGAGATCCCGGGGACGGATCGCAGCGACGCGATCTCTCCCTACGGCTACCCGGGGGCCCGGCTGAGTGGCGACTCGGAGATCGACGTCGCCCCGGCCGAGCTCGCGTCGAGCGGCCTCGTCTCGGTCTTCGTCCGGGAGCGCCTCGACCGTGCCGCGCTCGCTGCGGCGGAACCGCGCTCGACCGTCTGGCTCCACGACCCGGCGCTCCCGCGGCGCCTGCGCCCCCGCCTCGCGTCGCAGATCCGCGCCTCGCGGCGCGCCGGATGGAACTGCGAGGTCGAGTCCGGGCCCGCGGTCCCGGGCGAGGAGCGCACCGCCTTCGGCGCCCTCTACCGCGAGACCATGGCGCGCACCGGCGCCTCGGGGCGCTACTTCTTCGACGACGCCTATCTCGGCGCCGCGCTCGACTTCGAGCGCTCGTGGTTGCTGCTCGCCCGCAGCGGCCCGGGTGAGCCCGCCGGCGCCGGCGCGATCGCGGCCGTCAGCGACGGGATGCTCCACTACTTCCTCGGCGGCACGGCGGAGGGTGCGATCGCGGAGTCACCCTTCCGAGTCGTGGTCGACGCGATGTGCGAGCTCGCCGGTGAGGTCGGCCTGCCGCTCAACCTCGGCGGCGGGGTCTCACCCGGCGACGGGCTCGAGGCGTTCAAGCGCGGCTTCGCCAACGCGTCGACCGAGTTCAGGACCGCCGGACTCGTCGGCGACCGTCGTGCCTACGACGAACTGAGCGCCGGCCGGGACGCCCCGGCGGGATTCTTCCCTGCCTACCGCGCGCCCCTCTGA
- a CDS encoding DUF3105 domain-containing protein, whose product MASKSEQRERLRQERLAAERRAAAGGRGRMIVGYLVAGVISVAVLIGLVIVLTSGDPATDEQGNRVDAPELAFISQESGFDHGYEGDGREGTPPGDLEQGDLETAADEAGCELELDLKDEGNTHLSPGQDPPDYATVPANSGNHNPEQQADGAYLDEVEPQYYVHSMEHGRITIEYSPELTEEDQLAIKGVFEEDSSGIVMFPNSDLDPGAVAMSGWTNLMQCPSFEGQATIDAVRDFRDEYRGAYNPESVPLAF is encoded by the coding sequence ATGGCCTCGAAGTCCGAACAGCGCGAACGCCTGCGCCAGGAACGCCTGGCTGCCGAGCGCCGTGCCGCCGCGGGCGGTCGCGGGCGGATGATCGTCGGCTACCTGGTCGCAGGCGTGATCTCGGTCGCTGTGCTGATCGGACTCGTCATCGTGCTGACCTCCGGCGATCCGGCGACCGACGAGCAGGGCAACCGCGTCGACGCTCCCGAGCTCGCATTCATCAGCCAGGAGAGCGGGTTCGACCACGGCTACGAAGGCGACGGCCGAGAGGGCACGCCTCCCGGCGATCTCGAGCAGGGCGACCTGGAGACCGCGGCGGACGAGGCGGGCTGCGAGCTCGAGCTCGACCTCAAGGACGAGGGCAACACCCATCTGAGCCCCGGCCAGGACCCGCCGGACTATGCGACGGTCCCGGCCAACTCGGGCAACCACAACCCCGAGCAGCAGGCCGACGGCGCCTACCTCGACGAGGTCGAGCCGCAGTACTACGTCCACTCGATGGAGCACGGACGAATCACCATCGAGTACTCGCCCGAGCTCACTGAGGAAGATCAGCTCGCCATCAAGGGGGTCTTCGAGGAGGACTCGAGCGGAATCGTCATGTTCCCCAACTCGGACCTGGATCCAGGGGCGGTGGCAATGTCGGGGTGGACCAACCTGATGCAGTGCCCGAGCTTCGAGGGGCAGGCGACGATCGACGCGGTGCGCGACTTCCGCGACGAGTACCGGGGCGCCTACAACCCCGAGTCGGTCCCGCTCGCCTTCTAG
- a CDS encoding alpha/beta hydrolase, whose translation MASRGNAATRAGGTGANSMREGEIDYRGRKMGYTQWGEGERTIVLTHGLLMNRRMYDRLGPALAEQGYRVIALDMLGHGRSERPDDMRLYSIPAFSHQVETAIEALEIDRPVVGGTSLGANIALDLAVRRPDIARGLFIEMPVLDNALVGAVLVFSPVLLGLKFGRPLLHAVSALTSRIPRTTLVADIALDWVRQTPEASSAVMEGVLFERTAPPHHDRVNIELPTLIIGHPADPLHPFSDSDMLFEELPNGRLVEATSFAEWRLSPTRLNTELASFLDEVYGPTSAAASRNGASETLKAVR comes from the coding sequence ATGGCGAGCAGGGGTAACGCGGCCACGAGGGCCGGGGGCACGGGTGCGAACTCGATGCGCGAGGGCGAGATCGACTACCGCGGGCGCAAGATGGGCTACACCCAGTGGGGCGAGGGCGAGCGGACGATCGTCCTCACGCACGGCCTGCTGATGAACCGTCGGATGTACGACCGCCTCGGGCCGGCGCTCGCCGAACAGGGCTACCGCGTCATCGCCCTCGACATGCTCGGGCACGGGCGCTCGGAGCGGCCCGACGACATGCGCCTCTACAGCATCCCCGCGTTCTCCCATCAGGTCGAGACCGCGATCGAGGCGCTCGAGATCGACCGCCCCGTGGTCGGCGGCACGTCGCTCGGAGCGAACATCGCGCTCGACCTCGCCGTGCGCCGGCCGGACATCGCGCGCGGGCTGTTCATCGAGATGCCGGTGCTCGACAACGCGCTCGTCGGGGCGGTCCTCGTCTTCAGCCCGGTGCTGCTCGGCCTCAAGTTCGGCCGCCCGCTGCTCCACGCGGTGTCGGCGCTGACGAGCCGGATCCCGCGGACCACGCTCGTCGCCGACATCGCGCTCGACTGGGTGCGCCAGACGCCCGAGGCGTCGAGCGCGGTCATGGAGGGCGTCCTGTTCGAGCGCACAGCGCCGCCTCATCACGACCGGGTCAACATCGAGCTGCCGACGCTGATCATCGGCCACCCGGCCGACCCGCTGCACCCGTTCTCGGACTCGGACATGCTCTTCGAGGAGCTGCCGAACGGGCGCCTGGTCGAGGCGACCTCCTTCGCCGAGTGGCGCCTCTCGCCGACCCGGCTCAACACCGAGCTCGCGAGCTTCCTCGACGAGGTCTACGGGCCGACGAGCGCCGCAGCATCGAGGAACGGCGCTTCGGAGACGCTCAAGGCCGTTCGCTAG
- the metF gene encoding methylenetetrahydrofolate reductase [NAD(P)H], whose amino-acid sequence MRIDERLKQPEPVFSVEFSPPRDAEGEKRLFETVEALQPLEPDFVSVTYGAAGSTREGTIELVERIGKDYGIETMAHLSCVGETQPGLRRILDRFEAAGVENVLALRGDPPRGETDFTPPADGLSSAAELTEFIAASGHDFAIGGACFPEVHPEAPDLESDLRYLKRKVDAGASFLITQLYFDNSDYFRFVDAAREMGIDVPIIPGVIPIASFGQVQRICTLCDASIPPQLERAMAALGGDAEAEAMLGIAYAARQCDELLARGAPGIHFYALNRAPGTRAVLSAIRASRPWDMAAEVEEMIAAESR is encoded by the coding sequence ATGCGCATCGACGAACGCCTCAAGCAGCCCGAGCCCGTCTTCTCGGTCGAGTTCTCACCGCCGCGCGACGCGGAGGGCGAGAAGCGACTGTTCGAGACCGTCGAGGCGCTGCAGCCGCTCGAGCCGGACTTCGTCTCGGTGACCTACGGCGCCGCCGGCTCGACCCGCGAGGGGACGATCGAGCTCGTCGAGCGGATCGGCAAGGACTACGGCATCGAGACGATGGCGCACCTGAGCTGCGTGGGCGAGACGCAGCCCGGCCTGCGCCGGATCCTCGACCGCTTCGAGGCCGCGGGCGTCGAGAACGTTCTCGCCCTGCGCGGCGACCCGCCGCGAGGCGAGACCGACTTCACGCCGCCGGCCGACGGGCTCTCGAGCGCCGCCGAGCTGACGGAGTTCATCGCCGCTTCGGGGCACGACTTCGCGATCGGGGGTGCCTGCTTCCCGGAGGTGCACCCCGAGGCGCCCGACCTCGAGAGCGACCTCCGCTACCTCAAGCGCAAGGTCGACGCCGGCGCGAGCTTCCTGATCACCCAGCTCTATTTCGACAACAGCGACTACTTCCGCTTCGTCGACGCGGCGCGCGAGATGGGGATCGACGTCCCGATCATCCCCGGCGTCATCCCGATCGCGAGCTTCGGTCAGGTGCAGCGCATCTGCACGCTCTGCGACGCATCGATCCCGCCGCAGCTCGAGCGCGCGATGGCCGCGCTCGGCGGCGACGCGGAGGCCGAGGCGATGCTCGGGATCGCCTACGCGGCCCGGCAGTGCGACGAGCTGCTCGCGCGCGGCGCTCCCGGCATCCATTTCTATGCGCTCAACCGCGCGCCGGGCACGCGTGCCGTGCTGAGCGCGATTCGGGCCTCGCGGCCGTGGGACATGGCCGCCGAGGTCGAGGAGATGATCGCCGCGGAATCGCGGTAG
- a CDS encoding MoxR family ATPase yields MRRVLDVSVTSELDPAAVAELASRVRANVGRAVKVSDTVVRDILVALLAEGHVLIEDYPGVGKTALARALARSIAARYARIQCTADLLPSDVIGTNVFNQPEARFEFHPGPVFANVVLVDEVNRTTPKTQSGLLECMQEGRVTIDGTTHEIARPFVVLATQNPADLEGTYPLPEAQLDRFCVRVSLGYPSAGEEAEMLAQHSDHDRVLDLEAVADVATVRAAQIAASEVHASEALRRYIVALAAATREDERVALGASPRAGLMLFRAAKAVAALQGRDHALPDDVQALAGSVLAHRLLMAPGRSPDEAQTVIDDVLSRVPAL; encoded by the coding sequence CTGCGTAGAGTTCTCGACGTGTCGGTGACCTCTGAGCTCGATCCGGCCGCTGTAGCGGAGCTCGCCTCGCGCGTCCGCGCCAACGTCGGCCGCGCGGTCAAGGTCTCCGACACGGTCGTGCGAGACATCCTCGTCGCACTGCTGGCCGAGGGCCACGTCCTGATCGAGGACTATCCGGGCGTCGGAAAGACCGCGCTCGCACGGGCGCTCGCCCGCTCGATCGCCGCCCGCTACGCGCGTATCCAGTGCACCGCCGACCTGCTGCCCTCCGACGTGATCGGCACCAACGTCTTCAACCAGCCCGAGGCGAGGTTCGAGTTCCATCCGGGCCCAGTGTTCGCGAACGTGGTCCTCGTCGACGAGGTCAACAGGACGACGCCGAAGACCCAGTCCGGTCTGCTCGAGTGCATGCAGGAGGGGCGGGTGACGATCGACGGCACGACGCACGAGATCGCGCGTCCGTTCGTCGTCCTCGCGACCCAGAACCCGGCCGACCTCGAGGGGACCTATCCGCTCCCCGAGGCACAGCTCGATCGCTTCTGCGTCCGCGTCTCGCTCGGCTATCCGAGCGCCGGCGAGGAGGCGGAGATGCTCGCCCAGCACTCCGATCACGATCGCGTCCTCGACCTCGAGGCCGTGGCCGACGTGGCGACCGTGCGCGCCGCCCAGATCGCCGCCTCCGAGGTTCACGCCTCCGAGGCGCTGCGCCGCTACATCGTGGCCCTCGCCGCCGCGACACGCGAGGACGAGCGCGTCGCGCTCGGCGCGAGCCCGCGCGCCGGCCTGATGCTGTTCCGCGCGGCGAAGGCGGTCGCGGCGCTCCAGGGCCGCGACCACGCCCTGCCCGACGACGTCCAGGCGCTCGCCGGCTCCGTGCTGGCCCACCGTCTGCTGATGGCGCCGGGGCGATCGCCGGATGAGGCGCAGACCGTGATCGACGACGTGCTCTCGCGCGTCCCGGCGCTCTAG
- a CDS encoding DUF58 domain-containing protein yields the protein MRRAAGFALAGAGLWIVGSGLGEPSLLALGVALVLYPLLASGWLMLATRGARLERSGLPARIAEGESFGYEIELRGGSLRAPGGLLSDPASDLVTSTAPGWRSLPADAALEGRGRRELEAPVLELTDPLGIASRCVTGERSEILVMPRIETVEASATGAEAGLAAALSAAAAAGGSLEARGLEFEVDGLRPYRPGVSASRIHWPTVARTGEMVERRLAAGEGAAALVVADASAPEGREALDAMVRAAASLVHALAPRGGCGLVLSGLNRTLRVGERHEGFDDAHVRLALLEPGPMPALARDAAPRVVFWVAARPLHRSPVGGLPTVLVTPFAEPREGGFTVAGCTGVPLERGARHRALAGSAR from the coding sequence ATGCGTCGCGCGGCCGGATTCGCCCTCGCCGGCGCCGGCCTGTGGATCGTCGGCTCAGGGCTCGGCGAGCCCTCGCTGCTCGCGCTCGGGGTTGCGCTGGTCCTGTATCCGCTCCTGGCCTCCGGCTGGCTCATGCTCGCCACGCGCGGCGCTCGCCTCGAGCGCTCCGGCCTCCCAGCCCGCATCGCCGAGGGCGAGTCGTTCGGCTACGAGATCGAGCTGCGCGGGGGAAGCCTGCGCGCGCCCGGCGGACTGTTGAGCGACCCGGCCTCGGATCTCGTCACCTCGACTGCGCCGGGCTGGCGCTCGCTGCCCGCCGACGCGGCCCTCGAGGGTCGCGGCCGCCGCGAGCTCGAGGCGCCCGTGCTCGAGCTCACCGATCCTCTAGGGATCGCCTCGCGGTGCGTCACGGGCGAGCGCTCGGAGATCCTCGTGATGCCGCGGATCGAGACCGTCGAGGCGAGCGCCACCGGCGCCGAGGCGGGGCTCGCCGCGGCGCTGAGCGCCGCCGCCGCGGCCGGCGGCTCGCTGGAGGCGCGCGGTCTCGAGTTCGAGGTCGACGGCCTGCGCCCCTACCGCCCCGGCGTCTCCGCCTCGCGGATCCACTGGCCGACTGTCGCCCGCACCGGCGAGATGGTCGAGCGCCGGCTCGCGGCCGGTGAGGGCGCGGCCGCACTCGTCGTCGCCGACGCGAGCGCTCCCGAGGGCCGCGAGGCGCTCGACGCGATGGTCCGGGCGGCGGCCTCGCTCGTCCACGCGCTCGCACCTCGCGGCGGCTGCGGTCTCGTCCTCTCCGGGCTCAATCGGACGCTGCGCGTCGGCGAGCGCCACGAGGGATTCGACGACGCCCATGTCCGGCTCGCGCTACTCGAGCCCGGTCCGATGCCGGCGCTCGCCCGCGACGCGGCGCCCAGGGTCGTCTTCTGGGTCGCGGCTCGGCCGCTCCACCGCTCGCCCGTCGGCGGCCTGCCGACCGTCCTCGTGACACCGTTCGCCGAGCCGCGCGAGGGCGGGTTCACGGTCGCGGGCTGCACCGGCGTCCCGCTCGAGCGCGGCGCTCGACATCGCGCGCTCGCCGGGAGCGCGCGATGA